One window from the genome of Bradyrhizobium xenonodulans encodes:
- a CDS encoding methyl-accepting chemotaxis protein, with the protein MLALNATIEAARAGDLGRGFAVVADEVKSLATQTAHATVEISEHIHGIQAATTDSVGAIADIGVIIGRISNIAVTVVNSIAEQGATSRNIASNLQEAAARTSQVAASAIEVTNGAKETGGASMQVLMSAELLSGESARLRRELGSFLGRVQAA; encoded by the coding sequence TTGCTCGCGCTGAACGCGACAATTGAAGCGGCGCGCGCCGGCGATCTCGGCAGAGGTTTCGCGGTTGTCGCTGATGAAGTGAAGTCTCTCGCAACGCAAACGGCGCACGCGACTGTCGAGATCAGCGAGCACATTCACGGCATTCAGGCGGCAACAACTGACTCGGTCGGCGCAATTGCCGACATCGGCGTCATTATCGGTCGCATTTCGAACATCGCCGTGACCGTGGTCAACTCCATCGCAGAGCAAGGGGCGACGAGCAGGAATATCGCGTCCAATTTGCAGGAAGCGGCAGCCAGAACCAGCCAGGTGGCGGCGAGCGCCATTGAAGTGACCAACGGCGCAAAGGAGACAGGAGGGGCTTCGATGCAGGTGCTGATGTCTGCCGAACTGTTGTCTGGGGAAAGCGCGCGGCTGAGGCGCGAGCTCGGCAGTTTCCTCGGGAGGGTCCAGGCGGCTTAA